A window of Streptomyces armeniacus contains these coding sequences:
- a CDS encoding helix-turn-helix domain-containing protein yields the protein MVGRQVKLWRTEAGLSQSEFGSQIGYSENLVYKVEAGKRIPQPDFLDSADDVLGAGGKLSAMKKDVAEARYPKKVRDLAKLEGEAVELGAYGNHNMHGLLQTEEHTRALFEMRRPAYPEDEVERQVAARMARQEVFERRPSPTLTFVQEEATLRRPIGGQVVHRRQLERLLEVGQLRHVEIQVMPHDRDDHAGMAGEIRLLKLSDGTTVGHSEVQLTSRLISKPQEVQILELRYGIIRSQALTPRESLAYIEKLLGEI from the coding sequence ATGGTCGGCCGCCAGGTGAAGCTGTGGCGGACGGAGGCGGGGCTGAGCCAGTCGGAGTTCGGCTCGCAGATCGGGTACAGCGAGAACCTGGTCTACAAGGTCGAGGCGGGCAAGCGCATCCCGCAACCGGACTTCCTGGACAGCGCGGACGACGTGCTGGGCGCGGGCGGGAAGTTGTCCGCGATGAAGAAGGACGTGGCGGAGGCGCGGTACCCGAAGAAGGTACGGGATCTGGCCAAGCTGGAGGGGGAGGCGGTTGAGCTTGGTGCTTACGGCAACCACAACATGCACGGGTTGTTGCAGACGGAGGAGCACACCCGTGCGCTGTTTGAGATGCGGCGCCCGGCATACCCGGAGGATGAGGTCGAACGGCAGGTAGCGGCACGCATGGCGCGGCAAGAGGTTTTCGAGCGACGCCCGTCACCCACGCTGACGTTCGTTCAGGAGGAGGCGACACTTCGACGTCCGATCGGTGGCCAAGTGGTGCACCGCAGACAGTTGGAACGTCTGCTGGAAGTCGGCCAGTTGCGACACGTCGAGATCCAGGTGATGCCGCACGACCGTGACGATCATGCGGGGATGGCGGGTGAGATCCGCCTGTTGAAGCTCAGCGACGGAACGACGGTGGGACACTCCGAGGTGCAGCTGACCAGCCGGCTGATCTCCAAGCCCCAGGAAGTGCAGATCCTTGAGTTGCGGTATGGAATCATCCGATCGCAAGCTCTTACGCCGCGCGAGTCGTTGGCGTACATCGAGAAACTGCTGGGAGAGATATGA
- a CDS encoding ATP-binding protein, which produces MAQLRSWDAPFETAAYVVAELAANAVQHGRVPGRGFRLALALTPGDGSAGDSTLRIEVTDARAERLPGTRRHAPHPDDESGRGLLLVGALADRWGVIPGPVPGKTVWAELDLASVPAPASPDSP; this is translated from the coding sequence GTGGCACAACTCCGTTCCTGGGACGCGCCGTTCGAGACCGCGGCCTACGTCGTAGCGGAACTGGCCGCGAACGCCGTACAGCACGGCCGCGTGCCCGGCCGGGGCTTCCGTCTGGCCCTGGCCCTGACCCCGGGCGACGGCTCTGCCGGTGACTCCACCCTGCGTATCGAGGTGACTGACGCGCGCGCCGAGCGCCTGCCCGGCACCCGCCGACATGCCCCGCACCCGGACGACGAGTCCGGCCGCGGTCTCCTCCTCGTCGGCGCCCTCGCCGATCGCTGGGGCGTCATCCCGGGTCCGGTGCCGGGCAAGACCGTATGGGCGGAACTCGACCTCGCGTCCGTACCCGCGCCTGCCTCCCCGGACAGCCCTTAG
- a CDS encoding Uma2 family endonuclease has translation MTVAPDHTAHDALQYQAMRDIVERIQDSVPGKLEITKEGIAHDMMSPGGPHELTAARVSRRLEKVMPDGLLAHTGTPDVEDPKEGVLRHPDVMVISEADMEVEGAFDPRTVIAVVEVVSRSNPDNDWAGKTRDYPLLGIPVYVIFDPRTAEGTVLTDIHPTPSGPRYATRKDFVYGEDITIGEWTISTEDLPRYAP, from the coding sequence ATGACGGTCGCCCCCGACCACACCGCGCATGACGCGCTTCAGTATCAGGCGATGCGGGACATCGTCGAGCGGATACAGGACAGCGTTCCCGGCAAGCTGGAGATCACCAAGGAAGGAATCGCGCACGACATGATGTCCCCGGGGGGCCCGCACGAACTGACGGCGGCGCGCGTCAGCCGTCGGCTGGAAAAGGTGATGCCCGACGGCCTACTGGCGCACACGGGAACTCCCGATGTGGAGGACCCGAAGGAAGGCGTGCTGCGGCACCCGGACGTCATGGTCATCTCCGAGGCGGACATGGAGGTGGAGGGAGCCTTCGATCCCCGGACCGTCATCGCTGTCGTCGAGGTGGTCTCCCGGTCCAATCCGGACAACGACTGGGCGGGGAAGACGCGGGACTATCCGCTGCTCGGCATCCCGGTCTACGTGATCTTCGACCCGCGTACCGCCGAAGGCACCGTACTGACCGACATCCACCCGACGCCGTCGGGCCCCCGGTACGCGACCCGGAAGGACTTCGTGTACGGCGAGGACATCACCATCGGCGAGTGGACGATCTCCACGGAGGATCTGCCCCGTTACGCCCCGTAG
- a CDS encoding DUF4365 domain-containing protein, giving the protein MADGAAGDIPHQSHHAGGTVDALDMGDNGHKGDFGEQFVRALAAVANLDASRRDRDRVGVDWQLGYPGRHGTRRYPSIDVQVKCWAPSHAQPPDTWHYPLRGKNYNWLAGRDYQLPRFLFLVVVPDKAEEWVHVSAENLLLRHAAYWACFHDKEPDCPDKSSRMVYVPRTNLLTVGALHDLFTDDFREMLVAS; this is encoded by the coding sequence GTGGCGGACGGTGCGGCGGGTGACATCCCCCATCAAAGTCACCACGCGGGTGGGACAGTTGACGCCCTGGACATGGGTGACAACGGCCACAAAGGGGACTTCGGCGAGCAGTTCGTGAGGGCGCTCGCCGCCGTCGCGAACCTCGACGCCAGTCGCCGGGACCGCGACCGCGTCGGCGTCGACTGGCAGTTGGGCTATCCGGGCCGCCACGGGACCCGCCGGTACCCCTCCATCGACGTCCAGGTGAAGTGCTGGGCGCCGTCTCACGCGCAGCCCCCGGACACGTGGCACTATCCGCTCCGGGGTAAGAACTACAACTGGCTCGCGGGCCGCGACTATCAGCTCCCCCGGTTCCTCTTCCTGGTGGTTGTGCCGGACAAAGCGGAGGAATGGGTTCACGTCAGCGCCGAGAATTTGCTGCTGCGGCACGCGGCTTACTGGGCGTGCTTCCACGACAAGGAGCCGGACTGCCCGGACAAGAGTTCCCGCATGGTGTACGTCCCGCGGACGAATCTCCTCACCGTCGGCGCCCTGCACGACCTGTTCACGGATGATTTCCGGGAAATGCTGGTGGCGTCATGA
- the drmA gene encoding DISARM system helicase DrmA, whose amino-acid sequence MTQESLPATAGDSPDGGPEDQQAPPALDAATPQQIRDELAELVVTDLLGPIGGQDEELDGNPIDHYLIGRLAPAGITVDGMLKLGGMPVDPGTFDEKTIAGVPDAEEGDRDTDAPNIPSLQPSSLGFTARVDGSVDELRLHCSWARYLAGHSSDRERTDRVWHRSAFADTVTVCLQEGEIAPEPVLPHEFPDVVVRGRARRHDGDWLVSLFLVNGQAQGERRSAHNWLFQTVLTASGPDGTAPFLPRRAPDTAGGDAAERTERRSLAMAHRFHPEFAVGHGTGVRSEPSPGDPLRAAQITTTAAPSYEIPHTDVPDPLGEHDADLAELRDLVLDMRELASLEPTALRTALLPLVEGYRAWIERTAQSIDEPGTRLDGYEAEARDNLRRAGETADRIQAGVELLTEEAALEAFRFANEAMWQQRVHTLASAHRRSDQELSLAAAVEAVDLPRNRSWRPFQLAFLLLNLPSLADPSHPERSDDAAALADLLWFPTGGGKTEAYLGLTAFTLAIRRRLRGLGGLNSESGVAVLMRYTLRLLTIQQFQRAAALICACETIRRSDPIRWGEVPFRIGLWVGGSVTPNSTDQAHGWLKDLRKDRGRGRRRGRSGSPHQLTSCPWCGTKLDAGRDISVDTTARRTFIVCPDVFSCPFGMGALEAASDERGLPVLVVDEEIYRLPPSLVIATVDKFAQLPWKGETQTLFGRVAKCCTRHGYVTADAVDSEWERPSHPAQHGHPAARTLDVQRVRPPDLIVQDELHLISGPLGSLTGLYEAAVDRLSTWDIQPGQAVRPKVIASTATVRRAERQIKDLFGRRTAVFPPPGLTMDDNFFARRRSTGVKPGRRYVGICAQGVRTKSVAIRVYVAQLAAAKLLHERYGQGELTDPYMTLVGYFNSLRDLGGMRRLVEDDVSTRLARVDRRGLATRFLGEPAELTSRMSSDAIPDILEKLDLKFAGRKKGSPRPIDVLLATNMIAVGVDVSRLGAMVVSNQPKSTAEYIQATSRVGRQAPGLVFTVLNWARPRDLSHYETFESFHATIYQHVEALSVTPFAERAVDRGLTGVLAALVRDLKQEFNANRGAQFFDTRGELADHVVRYLQRRAGSVTEDSKVSQEIGRLLGQRLDYWEQRRKAPGTILGYRTARRQGDVTPLLKDPDGTRWQLMTCPTSLREVEPPVRLMFVGDNGQDVSDEPSFVPRPQSDSPDDAAQEQS is encoded by the coding sequence GTGACTCAGGAGAGCCTTCCCGCGACAGCGGGCGACAGCCCGGACGGCGGCCCGGAAGACCAGCAGGCGCCGCCGGCCCTCGACGCGGCGACCCCGCAGCAGATCCGCGACGAGCTGGCCGAGCTCGTCGTCACAGACCTGCTCGGACCAATCGGTGGCCAGGACGAGGAGCTCGACGGCAATCCCATCGACCACTACCTCATCGGCAGGCTCGCCCCGGCCGGGATTACCGTCGACGGCATGCTCAAGCTCGGCGGCATGCCCGTCGATCCTGGCACCTTCGACGAGAAGACGATCGCCGGAGTGCCCGACGCAGAGGAGGGTGATCGCGACACAGATGCACCGAACATCCCCAGCCTCCAGCCGTCTTCACTCGGCTTCACCGCCCGGGTGGACGGCTCGGTGGACGAGCTGCGGCTGCACTGCTCCTGGGCACGGTATCTGGCGGGACATTCCAGCGACCGGGAGCGCACCGACCGCGTCTGGCACCGGTCGGCGTTCGCTGACACGGTCACTGTCTGCCTTCAAGAGGGAGAGATCGCCCCCGAGCCGGTCCTGCCACACGAGTTTCCCGACGTCGTCGTGCGCGGCCGGGCCCGTCGGCATGACGGCGACTGGCTGGTGTCCCTGTTCCTGGTGAACGGCCAGGCCCAGGGAGAGCGGCGGAGTGCGCATAACTGGCTGTTCCAGACCGTCCTCACTGCTAGCGGTCCAGACGGCACCGCCCCGTTCCTGCCCCGAAGAGCGCCGGACACGGCTGGTGGCGACGCCGCCGAGCGCACCGAACGGCGGTCCCTGGCGATGGCCCACCGCTTCCATCCGGAATTCGCCGTCGGGCACGGCACCGGGGTGCGCTCGGAGCCAAGTCCCGGCGATCCGTTGCGCGCCGCACAGATCACGACCACGGCCGCGCCGTCGTACGAGATCCCGCACACCGACGTGCCCGATCCGCTCGGCGAGCACGACGCGGATCTCGCGGAGTTGCGTGACCTGGTGCTCGACATGCGGGAGCTCGCCAGTCTGGAGCCGACGGCTCTGCGCACGGCGCTGCTGCCGCTCGTCGAGGGCTACCGTGCGTGGATCGAGCGCACGGCACAGTCGATTGACGAGCCGGGCACCCGCCTGGACGGGTACGAAGCGGAGGCGCGCGACAATCTGCGGCGAGCGGGCGAAACCGCCGACCGCATCCAGGCGGGTGTTGAGCTGCTGACGGAAGAGGCGGCCCTGGAGGCATTCCGGTTCGCCAATGAGGCCATGTGGCAGCAGCGAGTCCACACTCTCGCCAGTGCCCACCGCCGCAGCGATCAGGAACTTTCGCTTGCTGCGGCGGTGGAGGCAGTAGACCTGCCCCGCAACCGTAGCTGGCGGCCGTTCCAGCTCGCCTTCCTGCTCCTCAACCTCCCTTCCCTGGCCGATCCCTCGCACCCCGAGCGGTCCGATGACGCAGCAGCGCTCGCTGACCTGCTGTGGTTTCCCACCGGTGGCGGCAAGACGGAGGCGTATCTCGGTCTCACCGCCTTCACATTGGCCATCCGGCGCCGTCTACGCGGACTTGGCGGGCTCAACAGCGAGTCCGGGGTCGCCGTGCTGATGCGCTACACGCTGCGGCTGCTGACGATTCAGCAGTTCCAACGCGCGGCAGCGCTGATCTGCGCCTGCGAGACGATTCGCCGGTCCGACCCGATCCGGTGGGGCGAGGTGCCCTTCCGTATCGGTCTGTGGGTCGGCGGCAGTGTCACGCCGAACTCCACCGACCAGGCACACGGCTGGCTGAAGGACCTCCGCAAGGACAGGGGCCGCGGCAGACGGCGCGGTCGCTCGGGTTCCCCGCATCAGCTGACGAGTTGCCCATGGTGCGGCACCAAGCTCGACGCCGGACGGGACATCAGTGTGGACACCACAGCGCGCCGGACATTCATCGTCTGTCCGGACGTGTTCTCGTGCCCCTTCGGAATGGGCGCACTCGAGGCCGCTTCGGACGAGCGTGGACTGCCTGTTCTGGTGGTCGATGAGGAGATCTACCGGCTGCCGCCCAGCCTGGTCATCGCCACAGTCGACAAATTCGCCCAGCTGCCCTGGAAGGGCGAGACGCAGACGCTCTTCGGCAGAGTGGCCAAGTGCTGCACCAGGCACGGCTACGTCACGGCGGATGCTGTGGACAGCGAGTGGGAACGGCCGAGCCACCCCGCACAGCACGGCCACCCTGCGGCCCGCACACTCGACGTGCAGAGGGTACGGCCACCGGACCTCATCGTGCAGGACGAGCTGCATCTCATCTCAGGGCCGCTCGGCTCTCTCACCGGGCTGTACGAAGCGGCTGTCGACCGGCTCTCGACGTGGGACATCCAGCCCGGCCAGGCCGTCCGGCCAAAGGTCATCGCGTCCACCGCCACGGTGCGCCGTGCGGAGCGGCAGATCAAGGACCTGTTCGGCCGCCGGACTGCCGTGTTTCCACCACCTGGTCTGACCATGGACGACAACTTCTTCGCGCGGCGCAGAAGTACGGGTGTCAAGCCAGGCCGCCGGTACGTGGGCATCTGCGCCCAGGGGGTGCGCACCAAGTCGGTGGCCATCCGGGTCTACGTGGCGCAGCTCGCCGCCGCCAAACTCCTCCACGAGCGGTACGGACAGGGTGAGCTCACCGATCCGTACATGACCCTCGTCGGCTACTTCAATAGCCTGCGGGACCTGGGCGGCATGCGCAGGCTGGTGGAGGACGACGTCTCCACCAGGCTTGCCCGGGTGGACCGGCGGGGACTGGCCACCCGGTTCCTGGGGGAGCCCGCCGAGCTGACCTCCCGTATGTCCTCGGATGCCATCCCTGACATCCTGGAGAAACTCGACCTGAAGTTCGCCGGGCGGAAGAAGGGATCACCTCGACCGATCGACGTACTGCTGGCCACGAACATGATCGCCGTGGGAGTGGACGTCTCTCGGCTCGGGGCGATGGTCGTCAGCAACCAGCCCAAGTCCACCGCCGAGTACATCCAGGCCACGAGCCGGGTCGGCCGGCAGGCTCCGGGGCTGGTCTTCACCGTGCTCAACTGGGCTCGCCCCCGCGACCTCTCGCACTACGAGACGTTCGAGTCGTTCCACGCCACGATTTACCAGCATGTGGAAGCCCTGTCCGTCACTCCGTTCGCTGAACGAGCCGTCGACCGAGGGCTGACGGGCGTGCTGGCAGCGCTCGTCCGCGACCTCAAACAGGAGTTCAACGCCAACCGAGGGGCCCAGTTCTTCGACACCCGTGGAGAGCTCGCCGACCACGTCGTGCGATATCTCCAGCGTCGTGCGGGGTCCGTCACCGAAGACTCCAAGGTCAGTCAGGAGATCGGCAGATTGCTCGGGCAACGTCTCGATTACTGGGAGCAGCGGCGCAAGGCTCCGGGAACGATCCTCGGCTACCGGACTGCCCGGCGACAGGGAGACGTCACTCCCTTGCTGAAGGACCCGGACGGTACCCGCTGGCAACTCATGACCTGTCCCACTTCGCTCCGTGAAGTCGAGCCGCCCGTCCGCTTGATGTTCGTCGGTGACAACGGACAAGACGTGTCCGATGAGCCGTCGTTCGTGCCCCGCCCGCAGTCCGACTCTCCCGACGATGCCGCTCAGGAGCAGTCGTGA
- the drmB gene encoding DUF1998 domain-containing protein yields MTTPANGPLRVGELRPSQLLHTYGVGSVIDLPNLSTMVLGLDHWELERATPLAEDRLLAAVRRRLGSQVSTLRTPPYLLETTDPFGDWSRVGVPVALFPRWLRCSREQCNQLAPASSGLFELEEHFFRPERIRYVHNCFGVGRRRPTAVPARFLLACRDGHMDDFPWQYFVHRGAQPQDDCTLTLAERGTTGEAANVFVRCSCDNVSARSMVEAMGKRGEEELPACRGHHPHLGTFARCDQQVRTIALGATNSWFASQLRVFSLPRAEEPLSQAVREHWRSLEPLAAVPAEAAKMLLPTQACWPDLEQFGVDPVWEAIADEAAAQLPANAASPDDQATEDEEFDLATPEWRAFTAPRRYELPDFTTEHGGVPGTASSWLERVVLVHRLREVSALTGFTRIDAPEWMPQEEDPAVQAASLTREPPAWVPCAELRGEGVFLAFREDKIAEWEKRTDVVSRERVLNQAHRRWCQARGTDPQWPGIRYVLLHTFAHALIRQFALECGYGASGIAERIYARSGKEPMAGVLLYTAAPDSEGTLGGLVSLGRKARLGPAVTQAVDEARLCSSDPMCAEHEPRVHGRLHGAACHACLFAAETSCERGNHFLDRALLVPTIAGDLSAFLS; encoded by the coding sequence GTGACCACCCCGGCCAATGGACCACTGCGCGTGGGCGAACTCCGCCCGAGCCAGCTTCTGCACACCTATGGTGTCGGGTCCGTCATCGACCTGCCGAATCTCTCCACCATGGTTCTCGGCCTCGATCACTGGGAGCTGGAACGGGCGACTCCGCTGGCCGAGGACCGGTTGCTGGCAGCTGTTCGCAGGCGGCTCGGTAGTCAAGTCAGCACCTTGCGCACGCCGCCGTATCTGCTGGAGACCACGGACCCGTTCGGGGACTGGTCGCGGGTCGGCGTGCCGGTCGCACTCTTCCCCCGCTGGCTTCGCTGCTCGCGCGAGCAGTGCAACCAGCTCGCTCCCGCCTCTTCGGGCTTGTTCGAGCTGGAGGAGCACTTCTTCCGGCCCGAACGGATCCGCTACGTACACAACTGTTTCGGAGTGGGACGCCGCAGGCCCACTGCCGTCCCCGCCCGTTTTCTCCTCGCCTGCCGCGATGGGCACATGGACGACTTTCCCTGGCAGTACTTCGTCCACCGCGGCGCCCAGCCGCAGGACGATTGCACCCTCACGCTGGCTGAACGAGGCACCACCGGCGAGGCCGCCAACGTGTTCGTACGGTGCTCCTGCGACAACGTCAGCGCGCGTTCCATGGTCGAGGCCATGGGGAAACGCGGTGAGGAGGAGTTGCCCGCGTGCCGGGGTCACCATCCGCACCTGGGCACCTTCGCGCGCTGCGACCAACAGGTCCGTACGATCGCTCTCGGCGCCACCAACAGTTGGTTCGCCTCACAACTGCGCGTCTTCAGTCTCCCCCGCGCCGAGGAGCCGCTCAGTCAGGCCGTACGGGAGCACTGGCGCTCGCTGGAGCCGCTTGCCGCCGTCCCCGCCGAAGCTGCAAAGATGCTGCTGCCGACGCAGGCCTGCTGGCCGGACCTGGAGCAGTTCGGCGTCGACCCGGTGTGGGAAGCGATCGCCGACGAAGCCGCTGCCCAACTGCCGGCGAACGCGGCAAGCCCCGACGACCAGGCCACGGAAGATGAAGAGTTCGACCTGGCGACGCCCGAGTGGCGGGCTTTCACCGCACCGCGCAGGTACGAGCTGCCCGACTTCACCACAGAGCACGGAGGGGTCCCCGGGACGGCTTCGAGCTGGCTGGAGCGGGTGGTGCTGGTCCACCGGCTCCGCGAAGTGTCCGCACTCACGGGGTTCACTCGCATTGATGCACCGGAATGGATGCCACAGGAGGAAGACCCGGCTGTCCAAGCAGCATCTCTGACCAGAGAACCACCCGCCTGGGTGCCGTGTGCCGAACTGCGCGGGGAGGGCGTCTTCCTCGCCTTCCGGGAGGACAAGATCGCGGAGTGGGAGAAACGCACCGACGTGGTGAGCCGCGAGCGGGTGTTGAATCAGGCACACCGACGCTGGTGTCAGGCACGCGGCACCGATCCGCAGTGGCCCGGCATTCGGTACGTGCTGCTCCACACGTTCGCCCACGCGCTCATCCGCCAGTTCGCTCTGGAATGCGGGTACGGCGCCTCTGGTATTGCGGAACGCATCTATGCCCGCTCCGGAAAGGAGCCCATGGCAGGCGTGCTTCTCTACACTGCGGCGCCGGACAGCGAAGGCACCCTCGGTGGCCTGGTTTCGCTCGGTCGTAAGGCCCGGCTGGGCCCTGCTGTCACTCAAGCGGTCGACGAGGCCCGGTTGTGCAGCTCTGATCCGATGTGCGCCGAGCATGAGCCACGCGTCCACGGGCGTCTGCACGGCGCGGCCTGCCATGCCTGTCTGTTCGCTGCCGAGACTTCGTGCGAACGGGGGAATCACTTCCTGGACCGAGCACTGCTCGTCCCGACCATCGCGGGCGACCTCAGTGCGTTCCTGTCTTGA
- a CDS encoding alpha/beta fold hydrolase, with amino-acid sequence MTNAQPNTGTNTEDLLGARRTVQTSIGELGCYERGAGPTLVFLHGVLVNADLWTRTVPLLADTHRCVTLELPLGAHTTPAPPEADLTPDGIAAAVTEALRDRAPEGCVLVGNDAGGVFAQLVATSSPDLLRGLVLTSCETYDNYLPRALRHAQLAARVPGGVWLMVQALRLRALRRLPLACGWLTKHPLAPELRQSFLEPARGDAGVRRDLGKFLRGVSKRYTRQTARELREFKQPTLFPWADTTRIFPVAHAHRLAAAMPDARVRPIADSYALVPLDQPEPLAREIRSYVGRRIRPAL; translated from the coding sequence GTGACCAATGCGCAGCCGAACACCGGGACCAACACCGAGGACTTGCTGGGAGCACGCCGTACCGTCCAGACGTCGATCGGCGAGCTGGGCTGCTACGAGCGCGGGGCGGGGCCGACCCTCGTCTTCCTGCACGGAGTCCTCGTCAACGCGGACCTGTGGACCAGGACCGTGCCCCTGCTCGCCGACACGCACCGCTGCGTCACGCTGGAACTCCCGCTGGGCGCGCACACCACGCCCGCGCCGCCTGAGGCCGATCTGACGCCGGACGGCATAGCGGCCGCCGTGACGGAGGCCCTGCGGGACCGCGCCCCCGAGGGCTGCGTACTGGTCGGGAACGACGCCGGCGGGGTGTTCGCGCAGCTGGTCGCCACCAGCTCGCCCGACCTGCTCCGGGGCCTCGTACTGACCTCCTGCGAGACGTACGACAACTACCTCCCCCGTGCCCTGCGCCACGCGCAGCTCGCGGCGCGCGTACCGGGCGGCGTGTGGCTCATGGTGCAGGCGCTCCGGCTGCGCGCCCTGCGCCGACTGCCCCTCGCCTGCGGCTGGCTGACGAAGCACCCGCTGGCGCCCGAGCTGCGGCAGTCGTTCCTGGAGCCCGCCCGCGGCGACGCCGGGGTCCGCCGCGACCTGGGGAAGTTCCTGCGCGGGGTGTCCAAGCGCTACACCCGGCAGACGGCCCGCGAGCTGCGCGAGTTCAAGCAGCCCACGCTCTTCCCGTGGGCCGACACGACCCGGATCTTCCCGGTCGCGCACGCGCACCGGCTCGCCGCCGCCATGCCGGACGCGCGCGTACGGCCGATCGCGGACAGCTACGCCCTCGTGCCGCTGGACCAGCCGGAGCCGCTGGCGCGGGAGATCCGCTCGTACGTCGGCAGGCGCATCCGTCCCGCGCTCTGA
- the tuf gene encoding elongation factor Tu: protein MAKAKFERTKPHVNIGTIGHIDHGKTTLTAAITKVLHDAYPDLNEASAFENIDKAPEERQRGITISIAHVEYQTENRHYAHVDCPGHADYIKNMITGAAQMDGAILVVAATDGPMPQTKEHVLLARQVGVPYIVVALNKADMVDDEEIMELVELEVRELLSEYEFPGDDVPVVKVSALKALEGDKEWGDQIVKLMSAVDEAIPQPERDVEKPFLMPIEDVFTITGRGTVVTGRIERGVLKVNENVDIIGIKDTKTSTTVTGIEMFRKLLDEGQAGENVGLLLRGIKREDVERGQVIIKPGSVTPHTEFEAQAYILSKDEGGRHTPFFNNYRPQFYFRTTDVTGVVTLPEGTEMVMPGDNTEMSVQLIQPVAMEEGLKFAIREGGRTVGAGQVTKINK, encoded by the coding sequence GTGGCGAAGGCGAAGTTCGAGCGGACTAAGCCGCACGTCAACATCGGCACCATCGGTCACATCGACCACGGTAAGACCACTCTTACCGCGGCGATCACCAAGGTGCTGCACGACGCGTACCCCGACCTGAACGAGGCTTCGGCCTTCGAGAACATCGACAAGGCGCCGGAAGAGCGCCAGCGCGGTATCACCATCTCCATCGCGCACGTCGAGTACCAGACGGAGAACCGTCACTACGCCCACGTCGACTGCCCGGGTCACGCGGACTACATCAAGAACATGATCACCGGTGCTGCCCAGATGGACGGCGCCATCCTCGTGGTCGCCGCCACCGACGGCCCGATGCCGCAGACCAAGGAGCACGTGCTCCTGGCCCGCCAGGTCGGCGTCCCGTACATCGTCGTCGCGCTGAACAAGGCCGACATGGTGGACGACGAGGAGATCATGGAGCTCGTCGAGCTCGAGGTCCGTGAGCTTCTCTCGGAGTACGAGTTCCCGGGCGACGATGTCCCCGTCGTGAAGGTCTCCGCGCTCAAGGCGCTGGAGGGCGACAAGGAGTGGGGCGACCAGATCGTCAAGCTCATGTCCGCCGTCGACGAGGCCATCCCGCAGCCGGAGCGCGACGTCGAGAAGCCGTTCCTGATGCCGATCGAGGACGTCTTCACGATCACCGGTCGCGGTACGGTCGTCACCGGCCGTATCGAGCGCGGCGTGCTCAAGGTCAACGAGAACGTCGACATCATCGGGATCAAGGACACCAAGACGTCCACCACGGTCACCGGTATCGAGATGTTCCGGAAGCTGCTGGACGAGGGCCAGGCCGGTGAGAACGTCGGTCTGCTGCTCCGCGGCATCAAGCGCGAGGACGTCGAGCGCGGCCAGGTCATCATCAAGCCGGGCTCGGTCACCCCGCACACGGAGTTCGAGGCGCAGGCGTACATCCTGTCGAAGGACGAGGGTGGCCGTCACACCCCCTTCTTCAACAACTACCGCCCGCAGTTCTACTTCCGTACGACGGACGTGACCGGCGTCGTGACCCTCCCCGAGGGCACCGAGATGGTCATGCCGGGCGACAACACCGAGATGAGCGTGCAGCTCATCCAGCCCGTCGCGATGGAAGAGGGCCTGAAGTTCGCCATCCGCGAGGGTGGCCGGACCGTGGGCGCCGGCCAGGTCACCAAGATCAACAAGTGA